The Raphanus sativus cultivar WK10039 unplaced genomic scaffold, ASM80110v3 Scaffold2282, whole genome shotgun sequence sequence TTTTATGGAACATTGGATTACATGAttctcaaattatatatttcataagcACTCATAGATTTACAAGAGATTTACATCATCACCTCAAACTCATTGAACTGATTCACTTCAAAATTGTCTGCATCCTTATCAACTGGTAATTTGTTCTTTATTACACAGAGATCCTGTagtgttctttttctttttttctttggtgtTTAGTTAGAAATACGGGACAAGAAGAAGACAATTTACAGCCATATAAACAAGAGGTCATAAACAGAGCAATTACCAGTTGGCCTAGAAGCAAAATTTTTATGGAATTAAAAAAAGAGCAATCACCAGTGGCCCATACGGGACAAGAAGAAGACAGTTTACAGCCATAGAAACAATCGATCATAAAAGAGACTTGTATAGAAACTAACTCATCATCCCttttgttaaacttttttttcaaatgctTAAAACCTGCTAAATCATCAAGAGGTCTCCCACAGAGAAGGAATTGAAAGAGTATTGGCACATTTGTTCTGTCAAAATTCATCAGATCCAAGTGTGTGTATATACATTGTGTTACCGCTTAAGTGTGTGCAAATCCATTGTCATAACATTTTTCCAAAGCCACTGTCGTTACCCCTTCCCAAGTAACACGTATCTAACCAGCAGCTTAGTGTTCTGTAGCCTTGTTGTAAGCATCAGCACAAGCGTCAGCATAACCTTGAGCGTAACCCTCCTTGTGACCATCAGCGTATCCATCACCATAACCCCCTCCATGGTTTGCTAACCGATTCCTCTGGCTCACCGCTATTAAATCTCGTGCGGCTTGGACAAAAGTGATGCGTTCCTGTAAAATCGTGAAGCAACATTAGAAAGAGAAGGGAATGGACGGGGTCATAACGAGGAAGAAGCTTTCCAGCATACCTTCAAACTAGGGTCAAGATCAAACCGTTGTTGTTCGGCAGCAGCGCGTGTGTGCTCCGCCATTTTTGCCTGCAAGGCTGAGACTACTTGACCAATCATGGTCTCGCATGATCTCTCAAACGAAGGCAGGTCCTCAATTATGGAGGCAGCATCcctctaaattttataaaagacaTATGTAAGAGAATCGATCTTGTTGGGAGATGTAAAAGAGAACTGTTTTCGCCAAGGTGAAGTCGAATTACCTTGAAGGATTGTCTGGCAGAGAACGGGATCTGAATCTGCTTTTCCTCGAGCTTTGAAATGAGTTGGTCAGCACGTGCGCTCTGGTATGCTCTCTGTTATATACAAGAATGAAGGAAAGGAAAAAAACAGTTATCAAATCCATACAACAAGGAATGGAATAGgcttattaaataataaaattctaacCAAGGACTGTGTGAATGAAGAAGACACAGCTTCTTCCAAAGGTGATGTCAGTGCGTGTAATGCTTCTGGAGAGGGCATCATCGCTTTCCACATTGTTGGCCCTAAATTCTTGGTGATTAAGCTTGTAAGTACATTCTCCAATTGCTGTTGGAGGTCACGCATTGGATTTTCCTGACCAGCAGTCTCTTCTACGAAGCGGGCAAATAGAGCATCAGCATTTGACTTGGAGATCCTCTCAATCTCCGCAGCTAAAGCCCCTTCCACTCTTTGACCTTCTTCTTCGACGCTATGGTCAACGAGACTGAACAATCCTTCTTGCATCTCGTTCTGCGAAACCAATATCTGCAAAGGGAAGCAAAgtatcagaagaaaaaaaacaaaagtatgtTCCAAAGAAATGTGTTCCAA is a genomic window containing:
- the LOC108816652 gene encoding enhancer of mRNA-decapping protein 4, producing the protein MVGTGLTRVTTKKNNEYLGIVVKQGECPQRGSYIFLHQSPFLHLFFVNEVEIEEVEEAVSAIKDMMNQILVSQNEMQEGLFSLVDHSVEEEGQRVEGALAAEIERISKSNADALFARFVEETAGQENPMRDLQQQLENVLTSLITKNLGPTMWKAMMPSPEALHALTSPLEEAVSSSFTQSLRAYQSARADQLISKLEEKQIQIPFSARQSFKRDAASIIEDLPSFERSCETMIGQVVSALQAKMAEHTRAAAEQQRFDLDPSLKERITFVQAARDLIAVSQRNRLANHGGGYGDGYADGHKEGYAQGYADACADAYNKATEH